Proteins co-encoded in one Streptomyces sp. JH34 genomic window:
- a CDS encoding FhaA domain-containing protein, producing MGTLNKLEQRFEAWVNGAFAKAFKSAVQPLEFVGALRRECDVNARIWSHDRTVVPNGFVIELNTDDHALHSTCLVVLGEELVERVREYADSQHYTFMGPLKVQLQCADDLATGRYRVRSRIEIPPDVQRAVEAAERRALSVREWGGHGQAMAWRQPPRPSIRQKQVLTVEQFIEHELSIDNNGMLVRSSLRSSVGPSQLRGVKAIGTKGADAPELLPSRHMSPALPQGLRLSDSPASGVVEPENSGSEVEKHLSTGRPQQPASVVESRPREEAPRQPEPHGRSIVEPTRHRLAGAVSMGSSRSSKGLNSMTNDRDINAGSPAPEREENSVDGFEGHTPSDRYAAGEPQPLERSGDAIPSGEIGMQPMQPSANGPGVARPGAAPLSRPYTGATQPSRFTDGPPIGHRPAPAYAPAPIGLPGHGNALGHSSSVDLSSDRLLRNKAGVRGSLKKLRIGGRSAERVRQQKLAVLHTPVMDCYKIAVISLKGGVGKTTTTAALGATLATERQDRVVAIDANPDAGTLSRRVRRETNATIRDLVADLPNLPNYMAVRRYTSQSPSGLEVLANDVDPALSTSFDDEDYRQVVGCLGQHYPIILTDSGTGLLHSAMGGVLALADQLIVVATSSVDGAASASTTLDWLNAHGYADLVQRSITVVSEPRKTSKIVKLNDVVAHFRARCRGVVVVPFDEHLSAGAEIDLEKMKPQTREAYFNLATLVAADFHRTQHEPAGWPAIPHSGYSSASVFSAPVWG from the coding sequence GTGGGAACGCTGAACAAGCTGGAGCAGCGCTTCGAGGCCTGGGTCAACGGCGCTTTCGCCAAAGCCTTCAAGTCTGCGGTCCAGCCCCTGGAGTTCGTCGGCGCACTCCGGCGCGAGTGCGATGTCAACGCCAGAATCTGGAGTCACGACCGCACTGTCGTCCCCAACGGCTTCGTCATCGAACTCAACACCGACGATCACGCACTGCACAGCACGTGCCTGGTGGTGCTCGGCGAGGAACTGGTCGAGAGGGTGCGCGAGTACGCCGATTCACAGCACTACACCTTCATGGGCCCACTGAAAGTGCAGTTGCAGTGCGCGGACGACCTGGCGACCGGTCGGTACCGGGTCCGGAGTCGCATCGAGATCCCGCCGGACGTCCAGCGGGCCGTGGAAGCCGCCGAACGCCGCGCGCTGTCGGTGCGCGAGTGGGGCGGCCACGGGCAGGCCATGGCCTGGAGGCAACCGCCGCGCCCTTCGATCAGGCAGAAGCAGGTACTGACCGTAGAACAGTTCATAGAGCATGAGTTGTCGATCGACAACAACGGCATGCTGGTCCGAAGCAGCCTGCGCTCGAGCGTCGGACCGTCGCAGCTTCGAGGCGTGAAGGCCATCGGGACCAAGGGCGCCGACGCTCCGGAGCTCCTTCCGTCCAGGCACATGAGCCCAGCCCTCCCGCAAGGCCTGAGGCTTTCCGACAGCCCCGCGTCCGGTGTCGTCGAGCCTGAGAATTCGGGTTCTGAAGTCGAGAAGCACCTTTCTACCGGCCGGCCACAACAGCCGGCGTCCGTTGTCGAGAGCCGCCCCCGCGAAGAGGCGCCTCGCCAACCGGAACCACACGGTAGATCGATCGTCGAACCAACCCGCCACCGACTCGCCGGGGCCGTCTCCATGGGCTCTTCCAGATCATCGAAAGGACTGAACAGTATGACTAATGACCGTGACATCAACGCTGGAAGCCCTGCTCCCGAGAGGGAGGAGAACAGCGTGGACGGCTTCGAGGGCCACACGCCTTCGGATCGGTATGCGGCGGGCGAGCCTCAGCCGCTGGAACGGTCAGGCGACGCGATCCCGTCCGGCGAAATCGGAATGCAGCCGATGCAGCCCTCCGCCAACGGGCCCGGCGTCGCTCGCCCGGGTGCGGCTCCTCTGTCACGCCCGTACACCGGGGCGACACAGCCGTCACGGTTCACCGACGGCCCGCCGATCGGCCACCGGCCGGCTCCGGCCTACGCCCCCGCGCCGATCGGGCTCCCCGGACACGGCAACGCGTTGGGACACAGTTCATCGGTCGACCTCTCGTCCGACCGTCTCCTGCGCAACAAAGCCGGTGTCCGCGGCAGTCTCAAGAAGCTGCGCATCGGGGGGAGGAGTGCCGAACGCGTACGTCAGCAGAAGCTGGCCGTGCTCCACACCCCGGTGATGGACTGCTACAAGATCGCCGTCATCAGCCTGAAGGGCGGCGTCGGCAAGACCACCACCACGGCGGCCCTGGGGGCGACGCTCGCCACCGAGCGACAGGACCGGGTCGTGGCGATCGACGCGAACCCGGACGCCGGCACGCTCAGCCGTCGGGTGCGCCGGGAGACGAACGCGACCATCCGCGACCTGGTCGCCGATCTCCCGAACCTGCCCAACTACATGGCGGTGCGCCGCTACACGTCCCAGTCCCCGAGCGGCCTGGAGGTTCTGGCCAACGACGTGGACCCCGCCCTCTCCACCTCGTTCGACGACGAGGACTACCGCCAGGTCGTCGGCTGCCTCGGGCAGCACTACCCGATCATCCTCACGGATTCCGGAACCGGGCTGCTCCACAGCGCCATGGGCGGCGTGCTGGCCCTCGCGGATCAGCTGATCGTCGTGGCCACGTCCAGCGTGGACGGCGCCGCCAGCGCAAGCACCACCCTGGACTGGCTCAACGCGCATGGCTACGCGGACCTGGTCCAACGGAGCATCACCGTGGTGTCCGAGCCCCGCAAGACCAGCAAGATCGTCAAACTGAACGACGTGGTGGCCCACTTCCGCGCCCGCTGCCGGGGCGTGGTGGTGGTCCCCTTCGACGAACACCTCTCGGCGGGAGCGGAGATCGACCTGGAGAAGATGAAGCCGCAGACCCGCGAGGCCTACTTCAACCTGGCGACGCTCGTGGCCGCGGACTTCCACCGCACCCAGCACGAACCTGCGGGCTGGCCCGCGATCCCGCACTCCGGTTACAGCTCCGCCAGCGTGTTCTCGGCTCCGGTCTGGGGCTGA
- the aztA gene encoding zinc ABC transporter ATP-binding protein AztA: protein MKIMFNKHRLSPAAPQAPAARILFTDLCAGYPGRPVLHELSGSIPALATTALVGPNGSGKSTLLGVLAGVIDPTSGHLRHEGTRPPAFVPQRGAVGDALPLTVRQTVEMGRWGERGLWRRLTRRDLTTVDTALDRLGIRDLAARQLGELSGGQRQRALIAQGLAQESDLLLLDEPTTGLDPEARDRITAVLAELVADSVTIVHATHDLEAARAADACLLLHDGHLTGQGRPEDVLTESAPIRRRQPA from the coding sequence ATGAAAATCATGTTCAACAAACATCGCCTCTCACCCGCCGCTCCGCAGGCCCCCGCCGCACGCATCCTTTTCACCGACCTGTGCGCCGGCTATCCCGGCCGGCCGGTGCTCCATGAACTCAGCGGGTCGATACCGGCATTGGCCACGACGGCGCTCGTCGGCCCGAACGGCAGCGGGAAGTCGACGCTGCTCGGCGTGCTCGCCGGCGTGATCGACCCGACATCGGGACATCTCCGCCACGAAGGCACTCGGCCACCGGCCTTCGTCCCGCAGCGCGGCGCCGTCGGCGACGCCCTGCCACTGACCGTCCGGCAGACCGTGGAGATGGGGCGCTGGGGCGAGCGCGGCCTCTGGCGCCGGCTGACCAGGCGGGACCTGACGACGGTGGACACCGCGCTCGACCGGCTGGGCATACGAGATCTCGCCGCCCGCCAGCTCGGCGAGTTGTCGGGCGGGCAGCGGCAACGGGCCCTGATCGCTCAGGGACTGGCGCAGGAGTCGGACCTCCTGCTCCTCGACGAACCCACCACCGGGCTCGACCCGGAGGCGAGGGACCGGATCACGGCAGTCCTGGCCGAACTGGTCGCCGACAGTGTGACGATCGTCCACGCGACCCACGATCTGGAAGCGGCACGCGCGGCAGACGCGTGCCTCCTGCTGCATGACGGCCATCTGACGGGGCAGGGCCGCCCCGAGGACGTCCTCACCGAATCCGCGCCGATCCGGCGCCGGCAGCCGGCCTGA